The DNA sequence CCGGAGTAAGAACGCTCTCCCCTCAACCCTCGCCTCGATCCCATCCTCATCAATCCATCTCTCGATCTCCGCATCAAATTTCACCACCAACATAAAATCACGCCCGGTTTCCTCCAACCCTAGCGCGAGCTCAGTGAACTGAGCTCGCGAGAGGCGGCTCAGGCTCCCGAGGCAGGCGTACACGACGGTCCCGGGCTTCTTGTCATCCAGCCATTTCAAGCAGTCATGATCAGATATGGTATTAGCATCATCATCGGATAAGGATAAGGATAAGGTTAAGGATAAGGGTCCGATACACCAAATCTTTCCTCTTCCGAGCTTGCGGAACTCATCCACGTATCCGTTTTCGAGTTCTTGGAAAGTGTTGACGACGAGGCCGTAGGATAGAGCCTCGGTTTCCTTGAGGCGTTCGCGGTAGCCCTTGACGTCGGTGGGCCCAGGATTGAACAATCCCGGGAGCTGGGATTGGGAGAACTGGATGTTGTTGTTAGGGAGATTAGGGACGGTGAAGAGGTGTGTTGGAGGGAGGGTTTGGTGGATTTTGGAGGCGTAGATGTGGTGAGTGACGACTTGAGTGAAGCAGCTCATGCCGTCGAAGAGGATCCGAGGGATGTTGAAGGTGGTGGTGGTTTGGAGGGTCCAGAGGATGTGCTTGTCGCAGATGAGGGAGGAGGGAGGAGGGGAGAGGCGGTGGAGGAGGGATTCGATGGGTTTTTGGAGGAGGTCGATGGCGTTCAAGAAGTTGGGGAGGAGGGTGAAGGAGGGGAGGAGCTCGGCGCTCTCGCAGCCGGGGGGGAGGCCAGCCTCCTCGCAGGGGAAACGGACTGTGAGGAGGCGGATGTTTGAGTTTGAGGCGGCGCGGTGGAAGCGGGAGGCGGTGAGGGGTGTGAGGATGATGGAGATTCGGACACCGCGTTTGGATAAGAGTTTGGCCATGTCGAGCATTGGGATTATGTGACCCTGAGCCATTAATGGGAGCAACACGATGTGAAGAGAAGGGGATTCATCACAATCCATGGAAATGGAcatgcttcttttttttctttcaacttTAGCTTTTTGTTTGTATTGGACTAAGGCTTTTTCCGTCTTATAGTGGGGATTGTTGATGAATTGCTAGTATTAGAGATGATCACGCCTCATTCCTTAAATTTGTTCCTTTACTCACattatttatacttttatacACCCTTTATTCACGAATAACTTGGCTATCAAATACCGcaatatatactttattttgtgcGTTAAGTAGAAAGAGAAatagggagtactatatttatattgatacGAGAGATTACTTTTtcgtaaaaatgaaatatgatatcattttttaaccaaattttaaaaaaataagtattagATCTATAtctattatgagacggagggaataagTATTATGGTTTTAAGGAAATAATTAAGAAGACAAACGAATGGAATATATGAAAAAGTTTAGTTTGATTGGAATGTGAATTTCAcgcaaaatgaaaattactccataatatCTACTAaacaatagtagtattatatagtactctctccgtccatgaaaaatagggCACCTTGTGAATGTcacagattttaatataaaattggtaaagtaagaaataatggaaaaaagtaagagagaaatagtgttagtgaaatgtggggttcatattattagtaggagagaaggggaaaaagtaagagagaagtagtgttagtggaatctGGAgtcatattattagtaagagagggaaaaaagtaagagataagttgttgaaaactttctttttttgaatgctctctatttttcatggacaactgatgcactatttattagcactaaaaatacttgcaagtatacaaggtagatctagtatagctaaaggtcagtaccgggatatcgaacacagggaataagattgcaactgtctatcatatactaagcgtcatatactatctagagacacggatttttgggttgattaatttataaactagatagaaagaaataaacaaataatagaaaacataaaacataaaaacaaataatacaaaacAGGCTAAAGAATGTAGAATATTAGGAACCACAATCAAAAACTAATATCCAAAAGGCTTCCTTGAATTACAGTCTCTAGAGTTACTAAGCTATCacaaatgtaaaattatatcttCTCTCGAAGCAtacaatttgtagattgctacctagaaccgaagtgtcattcctagaactaaggcaacaactcctaaaagctcctaagataaatttgcttcattcaaaggctcaaatctctcgattatattggcaaagacgtcaatttctcctctttcaaattaaactactcacttcCCAGgtattgtagtaaaatccacatgcattcaTAAGATGGCCAATCAAacaaatgtataagcacaagagaaatcgaaataactacaagagctaacaaggaaaaaacaattgaataaataactTATAAATCATAGCATGTTTAccaaaaattttacaaaagaTGTTTTaactcatagacaagtaaaacaacaaaaagtactagacatgaagaaaaacaaaacaaaacccaaggttgaatgATGTAGTCTtcagtcttctcttgcctggaCCTAcagagctccgctccaatgAAAGATGGAAGAATTATATGTGGAATTTGGGATGGAAGAAGTATAGAGATGGAGAGGAttggaggctctgagatgaatattatgattaggttatggggtatatataggctagAAAAGGatttataattggtaaaaagtATCTTCCAAGTAATGGGAAACAAGGTAAATTCGAATTCTCCAATTAATAGGGGAGATTTGGCAACAATTTCTTTCCTTCCTTAGTTTCCGCCTAATTTAGACTGCACTGCGCAACGTTCGTAAAATGGCCACAACTTTCTCCACAAAATTCCGATTTCGATGTtcaaggtacccacgcgaagctctttcgaagacgaagagaatggtatgtattaagcactgattggacttcaaactcGTTGGAAGATGGGCTCGAACAGAGGCTGCTGAACTTTGACActtttgcacatttttttctatctttttctatcatttattaacaaacacgtcaaaatatcaaaatatataatatatgcaatttaagaacataatttgcaagattgacatttaaaacgagCCAAATCTAagccttaaaaacatgcaaatcTTGTGTTTATCAACaaccaaaaataacaaatatgtcctatttttcgtggacagataaagtatatattttatactcttgcaaaaaaattagatatatatcACACCTTTTCACATGATTTTGCATTTTGAGAATGTGAAAAGGATTCTCAAAACGTGTAACACTCAAGATAAAAATGATCCAGATTCTTGTCAACACTCTTGCGATGGGGGTTGTGTgtgttggaattaaaataaataaatttgatttttataatagaattaTCTAGGTATTTTTAGTAGAATTTCGTAGAATGCAGTAAATTATCTAGATTTTTGTTCagaaaaatctaaatataaaatattaaagaatcTAGTAGAGAATTCTAGAGTATGAAATGAATACCTATAAATACGGCATAGTTGTATCATTTTCCATAGGTTGAGAaagtttgataaataaatgagCTTAGTTTCCCACATCACCaatgtaacatcccgaatttccgaaccctaattttagagccctaaaatttattattgatgacgtgaGAGATGTGACttaattgataaatgaatttattacatgagtttctttgaccgatgagtttgaaaagtcaaatttgttgactatgtgatgtggcatgtgatttattaatttatgaggtGAATTAGTTGTTAAAGGGTGAGTGGGAATAGTAgggaaaatttccataaatactagccacctaaataatgagattttcgaacccttggacttttggagaaggaattctatttttccggatttaattaattcttgggatatttatccaaattaaatccaaaacccaattattccttatttttattgagaaaatcgagccccttatttttttttcctaggtgattttcgaaaatcacccaTGTAGGgaaggaaatattatttttgcttgtttaattgattccttacttgatttccttccatacctagaatttaaatattctaccaaatatttccatacctcaagagatcttgtcataccttattttagttgatattaaaaatccattccttatttaaaaaggcTACTACACGCCTATTTCAATCCCTAGTTGGGAGgatccttatttttattttgctccgtgatattttattctactccgtaaaatataccaaaacaaaatcttggctaatgaagagccatatatttcgaaaattccatattctccaaccctaattcatgtcattttcattcttcctctctactccacaatattttgatttatttaattgtggagaataaaatcttaccaaatattctattttaattacctaaagatcttgttgagcactataaataagagaacccctaaccctagccccatAAAATTTCACCCCctctcatctctctcactctctccaattttttcttctattctccaatattttgtcatcttttgaagaagaattgaagttcaatCCAAGAATGTTGAAGAACCGAGtctaatacttaatttctaccgttcgtttttctcataaggtattcttatattaatcttcttctttctactcgattcctcttctttctaaccgattaatcggtattcttgaaccctcatgcatcttgtttgagtgaaagtggggtAAAGGGGATACGGAgaacatgtgtgtgtgtgtgtgtgcgcgcgttgcgtgtgtgtgtgcgtggcgtgtttgtgtggtgtgtgtatgatggcaaaatactcttgtgtgacatgtgttgatgttagatctagaATTGAGATGCGAATGGAACTTATGCGATGAACGTGACCTTGATTGATTAATGATGCTAAAATAGCTCGGtgggaaaaaggaaaaacgttgagacatgcatgagttaggagttgtattgaatctgatttgtgatatgtgcctatgtgattaaaaaggtgaaacctcagttgcgaagccggataacaaaggaaagaacatacttgaaatctaagcagtctaggtgggctttactcttaaactcttttatgtgcaaatttatgaatgtggagaaataagggtggtttaactgttatgccatacctatgtctgttttgttgtgatattgtgcgtctgatgcccagtttgagagttctctccattgggctatagggctatggatatgtataaacgaattcgggtatgagtagggccgcaaaccctaccaggctgtgtacacgaggggatcgggagccgtccttgctagtcggccggtctcgtgggcgaaaagtgtggccacactttcgtcgcaccatggaaatgttgagattgtggaaattgatgagaaaagtggggagatgtttgactggccagtctatggaaaatatactttgtgatactcgtgatattctcttataactgcttacaactcgagttcacttggtaaggttggcataacttataaaacgTTTTGGCAATGAGTTCAccgagtatttcaaaatactcagccctgcatgtgttttccttatgtgcaggttgaacgatgacgagcggtgacgggtgttgagcatgataactgattaagatggatgttttgaacttcaagcgtagttgtgtcttcatacatagttGCTCTTTCTCTTGGTTATTTCCgctgaaattatttgaaacacttatgattattttggatattttgcaCTCTCCTTTCGGTTTAGAGGCCATAGACTTTCTTGtggtttttatcttggaaactatGTCATACTCTTGAGATTTTTGATCGTAATTTATGATacctcatttttcttatttaagcttctaggttaaattgttgttttaatgctatgatagTTCCTTTAAATACTTTGGTcaaactctttaaatgaaaccctagcctatgttgaATTCTTTAAGTCCGTTTTGGTGGCAGTctccgcatttattgtaccctaggatgACGGGTTGTTACAACCAACCtctcataaattattttccatatattcCACTCATTCTCCTCTCAAATACTTCCTCCAAACTAAATTACTTCTACAACATATAtcttatactccatattccaACAACATGGTGGAATAGAGGAGACTGGATTAATAATAACACTGCGAAAAGCggtgaataaattcatatcatacttttttgcattttggaattattttctAAAGGGTTTTTTTTGAAGGGAAATACATGAGGTAAGGGAAGACGATAAAATGGACCACTTaggattttttattaatggaaAATTTCACGTGAGTCgagaataaattattgatacattaaaaattgatactTGGATACTTTTGTATACTCATTCTACGATTGATTGAGATATTTTGATTAATCCTTAAACGAAATACTAACAAAGTTTAATATTTGTCCTTGAATCTACCCGTACACAGCTTTGTAGCCAAAGTTATTTTACGCACAATCAGAAAGTTATTTTAAGCACGATCCGAGGTGGGCAAATCCTTGCTCATATCCTATGACAAATGTTACGGAAGACAAATATAACTTAACATATGTCAATAAAGAAAGACAAATATAACTTTGCTGTGGAGCTATGacaaaattacattttaacaTATGTCAATAAAGCAAGACAAACATATAAGAGTTATGAACAAAAGTACATTCATTTTCTTACTTCATTACGTAAGTGCTTACATGAGCGTTGgttgaaatttttgtttggattCTAACTTTCTTGATTGTTGGACAAATGtaaccaatgttttaaaaatcggactGGTAAGTGAACCAGTGAGGCTACTGGTTCATGGTTTAACTGGTTCGACCGGTTAAATTACTGATCAGACCGAAATACTGTACATAAATaaacactccctccgtcccacaaaagatgtcacactttcctttttagtttgtcacataaaagatgtcacatttcctcttttggaaaaagttctttctcacatcaattataaaattatattttctctcgcaacttaacacacaaaataacatctcctaaaatcccgtgccattttccaagtgtgacatcttctctgggacggagggagtatatattataaaaaatattagtacaatttaatatatgacCAAATATTGTATTAATTGCACATcataaatcatataatatctctaaaaaataaatttagtataatcaaatataaactattatacaaaaatgattaaattatagtattatatgtgtatattatCATATACGAGCATTAGAATGTAATtatagataaaattataattaaaacttagaaataataaatataatttcataggTGGTTggttaataaaattactataattattatacataaaatgtttaaatatatacaaaaattataaaatgataatctATTAGATTTTAGGAGCACATCATTGCAACATAATGGTAAATTGTTAATATATTGTTATTAGGGACTAGCGTATAAAATGATTAGagtatggaaaataaaattcggTAGGTATAAGTGGTGGAGTGGTGGAGGTTATAGCCTAATGACAAGTAGGTCCCAGGTTCAATTCTTGGAGGGAGCAGTTTTATGACTTTTGAAAAaccataataaaatgaaaaagtggtCCAACCGGTTTCCGGCCAGTTCAGCCGGTCCAAAACGGTCCAATCTCCAACTGGTTTAATAGTCCAAATCGGTCCGACCGACCAGTccggtccgatttttaaaacactgagTGTAACAAATACACACTACAAAAAACTTATTCTTTAATGACACAAAAAATCGAAACGCTATTACTTGCGttccaaaatttcaaaaaataacaGCAATTTAAGACGCAAATGAAAGTGTTCCTAATTTAAGGACTAATTAACCtaatcttttgcttttttaagAGACTTCGTTTTGGAtcatctaattttagttgaaacATTAATAATAAGGACGCTTTTTAAAGTGTTGGTGGTATATTAGAAACATAAACTAGCGTctttaattgcattaaaaaatgtcgTTAACGGTTTTCCTTTGTTGTTGTAGCGACACTCACTTCATACTAACAATTTATGTTTGGAAAGCATGTCTGATCCAAAATGCTAAGTTGATTCTAAAGAAGACTTTGAATCTTAAATTATACTTCCGTCGTTTTATaatagtggagtcattttgttatttttgtacGTTCCACAAGACTTTTAATcttaaattgtactcccttcattccataatagtggagacattttgttatttttgtatgTTCCACATTAGTGGAATCATTTCCCATTTTATtaaaagtcaatacatttCTTCTTCATTACTTTACTGATGTACTCtctccaattttattttcttcgtctctctaccttttttatttcctactttattctttctttacttaactgacttaacataattttttcttaaatccctTGTCAAAAAGAAACGCTCCCACTGCTACAGAAAGGAGGGAATACAGTTTGAACAAAAATGTAAttgaacggaaggagtacagtttgaacaaaaatgtaaattgAACAAAGGTTAGTACTACTAGACTACTAGATGTAAAGTGAAACCTTAGATATGGAGTTATACGTAAGTGCTTACATGAGCATTGAATTTGAGTACTAATTTATGACGGACTAATTCTCTATCACAGAACGTATTACAGGTTTTGGTGATGTGCATTTTACTCTTAAAAAATCACATCAATCGATTTGAACCATAGGAATTGAGATGTGACGAT is a window from the Salvia hispanica cultivar TCC Black 2014 chromosome 1, UniMelb_Shisp_WGS_1.0, whole genome shotgun sequence genome containing:
- the LOC125202401 gene encoding UDP-glycosyltransferase 73E1-like translates to MSISMDCDESPSLHIVLLPLMAQGHIIPMLDMAKLLSKRGVRISIILTPLTASRFHRAASNSNIRLLTVRFPCEEAGLPPGCESAELLPSFTLLPNFLNAIDLLQKPIESLLHRLSPPPSSLICDKHILWTLQTTTTFNIPRILFDGMSCFTQVVTHHIYASKIHQTLPPTHLFTVPNLPNNNIQFSQSQLPGLFNPGPTDVKGYRERLKETEALSYGLVVNTFQELENGYVDEFRKLGRGKIWCIGPLSLTLSLSLSDDDANTISDHDCLKWLDDKKPGTVVYACLGSLSRLSRAQFTELALGLEETGRDFMLVVKFDAEIERWIDEDGIEARVEGRAFLLRGWAPQVAILRHPAVGGFLTHCGWNSTLEGISAGVPMVTWPLFAEQFLNEKVVVEVHEIGVRVGARGVVHLGVEERDEDRVGRDGIREAVERVMDEGEEGCERRKRAKELGEMARRSVKEGGSSYQNITCLIQDIANSMMGHSSTN